The Kordia sp. SMS9 genome window below encodes:
- a CDS encoding toxin-antitoxin system YwqK family antitoxin: protein MKKIIILLYLASFLSCAQNEKTELPPASEMVSMNDATVKYGTQYGQQYFAKGSTKPYTGWLCARYDNGELESAQQFKNGYGNGIWINFDPDGRKESQGAYRNNKTEGHAQLFYEDGSVKAEGKYIHLKRKVGWWKFYDRKGNVVSKRYFTR, encoded by the coding sequence TAAGTTGTGCACAAAATGAAAAAACGGAATTACCGCCAGCATCAGAAATGGTTTCTATGAATGATGCGACTGTAAAATACGGAACTCAATATGGACAACAATACTTTGCCAAAGGAAGCACAAAACCGTATACAGGTTGGTTGTGCGCGCGGTATGATAACGGCGAACTAGAATCGGCACAGCAATTCAAAAACGGCTATGGCAATGGTATTTGGATCAATTTTGATCCTGACGGACGCAAAGAATCACAAGGAGCTTATCGCAACAATAAAACCGAAGGTCACGCACAACTATTTTACGAAGATGGCAGTGTAAAAGCGGAAGGCAAATACATCCATCTAAAACGAAAAGTTGGCTGGTGGAAGTTTTACGACCGAAAAGGAAATGTAGTAAGTAAACGCTATTTTACTCGGTAA